In Spinacia oleracea cultivar Varoflay chromosome 5, BTI_SOV_V1, whole genome shotgun sequence, a single window of DNA contains:
- the LOC110803362 gene encoding uncharacterized protein, translated as MAVDLHFEESLLRQLKLEDPWLPPKPWESVPSESGASVSLSTNHVSAHGSLYDISSVSEASLVRLVLNALQGVQSAVVSIEQLSKLFCADPADRSGHRVPTLWNRSLSTCALGKMLKSIGFSGSLVILLHKFVDYFTNSSFASGMMEIGLAKPGSAGTDMGHPPQSLVNQAFAVAVRTVLEGYLCALDTLNVSVNLRRYCNDVKSVSKASQQGSLTSISHSEATLLETYLHTNELRTQIQVLGHLCLLSDSALCFSVSSFEDLIVKASAEVHNFPRGGKLLTFLYKQLQAVDPAHCSLLKFLFLRSLEPYCRFIRSWIYEAKISDPYGEFVVEYSADPPPNSHGKAGIPVDFPLASIREQDGVSIPCFLGDVLIPLLRAGQQLQMVMKLLRLCNYVHAGEDTFEDILPCSSDFCSGEISVFPLSFNKGEIEAIVLSRKNFYCKMHEKLDKFMDTLNIKYRQAVLYDAASVCTSYIGGNIDVQYPSNLDETLDFASAADKRDLNQDIEVSSMEEDFSYALDALEPSECSSTNDSDEQIDAGRSLDVHDRLAWSEPNYLSSLCFSSLSSGKPLEEVSLIKQPPSMHNDFIDPCSEKGTIRKHDASCTELVQMSRPWISEIQYSDEVPLLGWPLGGLNKNPLSINQTFKDDIISRVSGRDQDMIMPSISKQSAPESILIRNEGQGDEFSSSSSYLVQSWNARYSSNVLSMNPMLTKNAFLHDVNKHRESLSKVSKSFPLFDFLSATDPFKVYNRRISVDQRHHNEHDLFPFTDTETSAVGNVNVSGRMQKAEDVRLDKDHMDQSGSSLKPKNNLEAHLKNPCGGGRWQVLLCGSPRGDHDTNREPEDGKEAMFEMPLDFIIDKCLMQEIMLQYIYVSRLSIKLLEGGFDLKGHFHALRRYHFMEIADWADLFVTSLWHHKWYFTEADQKIPEIQGLLESSIQRSSCERDHTKDRLYVFVKNTNKTPFSTTALGLHSFDFIGLGYRVDWPVTIVLTPNALRIYAEIFTYLVQLKLAVLSLADVWCSLKGFKHLISDTGEQHQLARTKFNCIVKLRHQVNHFVSTLQQYVLSQLSDVSWCRFCFSLKHEVKDMMDLESVHMAYLTDSLRICFLSDETLSISNNIEKILQCALDFRSCLANGLGDFKSDNQSLIDHMSQINIPQAVLIKKKFETNLNELHSSYLKSSKHGEFGLPRFWTCLNYNDYYSDGFGNHMCTTFSW; from the exons ATGGCAGTAGATTTGCATTTTGAAGAATCGTTGCTTCGACAATTGAAGCTAGAAGATCCATGGCTTCCTCCTAAACCCTGGGAGTCTGTCCCTTCCGAAAGCGGCGCGTCAGTTTCTCTCTCCACAAATCATGTTTCTGCCCATGGCTCTCTTTATGACATTTCCTCCGTTTCA GAGGCAAGCTTGGTGCGCCTGGTGTTGAATGCATTGCAAGGTGTGCAGTCAGCAGTTGTAAGTATTGAGCAGCTCTCAAAGTTATTTTGCGCAGATCCTGCTGACAGATCTGGTCATCGAGTTCCAACTCTTTGGAATAGATCTTTAAGCACATGTGCATTGGGAAAGATGCTAAAATCTATTGGCTTTTCTGGTTCCCTGGTTATACTTCTTCATAAGTTTGTAGATTATTTTACCAATTCAAGTTTTGCTAGTGGCATGATGGAGATAGGACTAGCAAAACCTGGATCAGCTGGTACTGATATGGGGCATCCTCCCCAAAGCCTTGTTAATCAGGCATTTGCAGTTGCTGTTCGAACAGTATTGGAAGGATATTTATGCGCATTAGATACATTAAATGTGTCAGTGAATTTGAGGCGGTATTGCAATGATGTCAAGTCAGTATCCAAGGCTTCACAACAAGGTAGTCTCACAAGCATCTCACATTCTGAAGCCACCTTGCTGGAGACTTATCTTCACACGAATGAACTGAGAACTCAAATTCAGGTGCTTGGGCATCTTTGTCTTTTAAGTGATTCGGCTCTCTGTTTCTCAGTAAGTTCCTTTGAGGATCTGATTGTCAAAGCAAGTGCGGAAGTTCATAACTTCCCTAGGGGAGGGAAGTTGCTCACTTTTCTTTATAAACAACTGCAG GCTGTCGATCCGGCTCACTGCAGTCTTCTTAAGTTCCTTTTTCTGCGGTCACTTGAACCATACTGTAGATTCATCAGATCGTGGATTTATGAGGCCAAGATTAGTGACCCATATGGCGAGTTTGTAGTAGAGTATTCCGCAGATCCTCCACCTAATTCACATGGTAAAGCTGGCATCCCTGTTGACTTCCCATTGGCATCTATTAGG GAACAAGATGGAGTTTCTATTCCTTGTTTTCTTGGAGATGTTTTAATTCCATTGCTGAGAGCAGGCCAGCAACTGCAAATGGTTATGAAATTGCTTCGACTGTGCAATTATGTTCATGCTGGAGAAGATACGTTTGAGGATATCCTTCCATGCTCAAGTGACTTCTGTAGTGgtgaaatttctgtttttccTTTAAGTTTCAATAAAGGAGAAATTGAAGCCATTGTACTCTCAAGGAAGAACTTCTACTGCAAGATGCATGAAAAACTTGATAAATTTATGGACACTTTAAACATTAAGTATCGTCAG GCAGTTTTGTATGACGCAGCCTCTGTTTGTACCAGTTATATTGGAGGAAACATAGATGTTCAATATCCTTCTAATTTGGATGAGACTCTGGATTTCGCTTCAGCTGCTGATAAAAGAGATCTAAATCA GGATATAGAGGTCTCTAGCATGGAAGAGGATTTCTCTTATGCATTGGATGCTCTGGAGCCTTCTGAATGTTCATCGACTAATGATTCGGATGAGCAAATTGATGCTGGACGGTCACTTGATGTTCATGATAGATTGGCATGGTCTGAACCAAATTATTTATCTTCTTTGTGTTTCTCTAGCCTCTCTTCTGGAAAACCTTTGGAAGAGGTTTCTCTAATTAAACAACCACCCTCTATGCATAATGACTTCATAGATCCTTGCTCTGAGAAGGGTACCATCAGGAAACATGATGCTTCATGCACAGAGCTAGTTCAGATGTCGAGACCTTGGATATCTGAAATTCAATATTCCGATGAAGTACCTCTTCTTGGATGGCCTCTAGGGGGTCTCAATAAAAATCCTTTAAGCATCAACCAAACTTTCAAAGATGACATAATTTCGCGTGTTAGTGGCAGAGATCAGGATATGATCATGCCAAGTATTAGTAAGCAATCTGCACCTGAGAGTATATTGATTCGTAATGAAGGTCAGGGGGATGAATTTTCCTCATCAAGTTCGTATCTCGTTCAGTCATGGAATGCTAGATACTCCAGCAATGTTCTCAGTATGAACCCCATGCTGACAAAAAATGCTTTTCTTCACGATGTAAACAAACACAGAGAGAGCTTGTCCAAAGTTAGCAAAAGTTTCCCTTTATTTGACTTTTTGTCAGCCACTGACCCTTTCAAGGTGTACAACAGAAGGATATCTGTTGACCAAAGGCACCATAATGAGCATGACCTTTTTCCCTTCACTGATACTGAAACTTCAGCTGTTGGGAATGTTAACGTCTCTGGAAGGATGCAGAAGGCGGAGGATGTCCGATTAGATAAGGATCATATGGACCAATCTGGGTCTTCTTTGAAACCGAAGAACAATTTAGAGGCCCATCTGAAAAATCCATGTGGAGGGGGTCGCTGGCAAGTATTGCTCTGTGGATCTCCCAGAGGGGACCATGATACTAATAGAGAGCCTGAGGATGGCAAAGAGGCTATGTTTGAAATGCCACTTGATTTTATTATTGACAAATGCCTGATGCAGGAGATTATGTTACA ATACATCTATGTAAGCAGGCTGAGTATCAAGTTGCTGGAAGGAGGTTTTGATCTGAAGGGGCATTTTCATGCTCTGCGGCGGTATCATTTTATGGAAATAGCAGATTGGGCAGATTTATTTGTTACCTCTCTCTGGCATCAT AAATGGTATTTTACTGAGGCAGATCAGAAAATTCCAGAAATTCAAGGGCTACTTGAGTCATCAATCCAGAGGTCTTCATGTGAGAGAGATCATACTAAGGACCGCTTATATGTTTTTGTGAAAAATACGAATAAGACTCCCTTTTCAACTACAGCACTTG GGCTCCATTCATTTGATTTTATAGGGCTTGGTTACAGAGTCGATTGGCCAGTGACTATCGTGTTGACCCCAAATGCATTGAGAATATATGCCGAGATATTCACTTATCTCGTACAACTCAAGCTTGCTGTTCTGTCTTTGGCTGATGTGTGGTGTTCCTTGAAG GGTTTTAAGCATCTAATCAGTGACACTGGCGAACAGCATCAGCTGGCGAGGACTAAATTTAACTGCATTGTAAAATTGAG GCACCAGGTTAATCATTTTGTATCTACGTTGCAGCAATATGTGTTATCACAGTTATCGGATGTATCCTGGTGTAGATTCTGCTTCTCCCTTAAGCATGAG GTCAAAGATATGATGGATTTAGAATCTGTGCATATGGCCTACCTGACAGATTCATTGCGCAT ATGTTTCCTATCTGATGAAACTCTATCCATTTCAAACAACATTGAGAAAATTTTGCAATGTGCCCTTGATTTTCGATCATGCCTTGCCAATGGACTGGGAGATTTTAAATCTGACAACCAGAGTTTAATAGACCATATGTCACAGATCAATATTCCTCAG GCAGTTCTGATCAAGAAAAAATTTGAAACAAATCTAAATGAATTACATTCATCTTATCTCAAATCTTCTAAGCACGGGGAGTTCGGCCTTCCTCGGTTTTGGACCTGCCTGAATTACAACGACTATTACTCAGATGGTTTTGGTAATCATATGTGCACGACATTCTCTTGGTAG
- the LOC130461401 gene encoding uncharacterized protein — translation MDLQMMLAGETFTSLDTLYGKDAHLYGLQQRRNGVGERRKDVGNQNQGGGQQHQGNFKKNKGNNHFQFKGNHGGNRNNFHNNNGNKYHLRFLSPRFFSLFLFLFSFVLSLLCCRRRFFTAGDRSPPPPLISTLFQIRLLQKQLEEEEKLSKQHVEALKGHYQKYEMIDSTLGDGTSKRLSKCYGVNLNDD, via the exons ATGGATTTGCAAatgatgcttgctggagagacctttacctctctTGACACCCTGTACGGGAAAGATGCTCATCTGTATGGTCTGCAGCAAAGGAGAAATGGAGTTGGTGAAAggaggaaggatgttggtaaccaaaaTCAAGGTGGTGGCCAACAACATCAGGGAAACTTTAAGAAGAACAAAGGGAATAATCACTTCCAGTTCAAGGGAAATCATGGTGGAAACAGAAACAATTTCCACAACAACAATGGGAATAAGTacca CcttcgttttctctctccccgattcttctccctcttcctcttcctcttcagcTTCGTTTTATCTCTCCTCTGTTGTCGCCGTCGCTTCTTCACCGCCGGAGATCGATCTCCCCCACCGCCGTTGATCTCTACCCTCTTCCAGATCAGACTACTTCAG AAGCAGTTGGAGGAGGAAGAGAAGCTTTCAAAGCAGCACGTTGAGGCTCTTAAAGGGCATTATCAGAAGTACGAGATGATAGATTCTACTTTAGGTGATGGCACCTCAAAGCGTCTATCTAAGTGCTACGGGGTAAATCTCAATGATGACTAA